The following coding sequences are from one Desulfotomaculum sp. window:
- a CDS encoding bifunctional pyr operon transcriptional regulator/uracil phosphoribosyltransferase PyrR, with protein sequence MSDKMRQKAQILDKEGIRRALVRIAHEIIERNKGTEKIALIGIQRRGVPLANRLSGYIREIENKEIPVGVLDITLYRDDLTTLAHQPILRRTEVPFPVKNQKIVLVDDVIYTGRTIRAAMDAIMDLGRPNIIQLAVLVDRGHRELPIRADYIGKSTPTSSKEIVAVRLQEIDGQEGVFILGEG encoded by the coding sequence ATGTCGGACAAGATGCGTCAAAAAGCGCAGATTCTGGATAAAGAGGGTATTCGGCGGGCTCTGGTCAGGATTGCGCATGAAATAATTGAAAGAAACAAAGGGACAGAAAAAATAGCCTTAATAGGTATCCAGCGCAGGGGGGTTCCGCTGGCAAACCGGTTAAGCGGTTACATAAGGGAAATAGAAAATAAGGAAATCCCTGTCGGAGTACTTGATATAACCTTGTACAGGGACGATTTGACCACTTTAGCCCATCAGCCTATTTTACGCCGCACGGAGGTCCCGTTTCCGGTTAAGAATCAAAAAATTGTCCTCGTTGATGACGTCATCTATACCGGACGAACAATCAGGGCTGCTATGGATGCAATAATGGATCTCGGCAGGCCGAATATAATCCAACTGGCTGTACTTGTTGACCGCGGCCACCGTGAACTGCCGATTCGCGCTGATTACATAGGCAAAAGCACTCCCACATCCAGCAAAGAAATAGTCGCCGTGCGTTTACAGGAAATAGACGGACAGGAAGGTGTCTTCATCCTGGGTGAGGGATGA
- a CDS encoding aspartate carbamoyltransferase: MVQKKNLIGLEHIDAHEIELILDTAVAMKEIVSRPVRKVPTLRGRTITNLFYEPSTRTRTSFELAAKFLNADVINISSSASSVVKGESLKDTVRTIEAMGTDVVIIRHPMAGAANLLTGWIEASVVNAGDGAHEHPTQGLLDLFTVREKKGVLNGLKIVIVGDILHSRVARSDIWGFLKMGASVSVCGPATMMPVGVERTGAAVSCSIDEAIKDADVIIMLRIQLERQKAGLFPSLREYARLFGLNSERLSLAKRDALVMHPGPMNRGIEISGEVADSLQSVINEQVTNGVAVRMAVLYLLAGGGDA; encoded by the coding sequence ATGGTTCAAAAGAAAAACCTGATCGGGCTTGAGCATATAGATGCGCATGAAATAGAACTGATCCTTGATACTGCGGTTGCAATGAAGGAAATAGTCTCCCGTCCGGTCAGAAAAGTGCCGACTTTGCGCGGACGTACAATTACCAACCTGTTTTACGAACCAAGTACGCGGACACGGACCTCTTTTGAGCTGGCCGCCAAGTTTTTAAACGCTGACGTAATCAACATTTCCTCATCGGCCAGCAGCGTGGTTAAGGGGGAGAGCCTGAAAGATACAGTCCGCACTATAGAAGCCATGGGTACGGACGTCGTGATTATCCGGCATCCGATGGCAGGCGCCGCAAATTTGCTGACCGGATGGATAGAGGCCTCAGTTGTTAACGCAGGTGACGGCGCTCATGAACATCCGACCCAGGGACTTCTGGATCTGTTTACTGTCAGGGAAAAGAAGGGTGTCCTTAACGGTCTGAAAATAGTTATTGTAGGGGACATATTGCACAGCCGTGTGGCGAGATCCGACATCTGGGGATTTTTAAAAATGGGCGCCAGTGTATCGGTCTGCGGTCCCGCCACCATGATGCCGGTTGGTGTAGAACGGACAGGCGCCGCTGTTTCCTGCAGTATTGATGAAGCGATAAAGGATGCGGATGTAATTATTATGCTCCGGATCCAACTGGAAAGGCAGAAGGCCGGACTGTTTCCCAGCCTCAGGGAATATGCGCGTCTTTTTGGCTTAAACAGCGAAAGGCTTTCCCTGGCTAAAAGGGATGCTCTGGTAATGCATCCGGGTCCCATGAACAGGGGAATAGAAATATCCGGTGAAGTCGCCGACAGCCTTCAATCTGTAATTAATGAACAGGTAACCAACGGGGTGGCGGTTAGGATGGCTGTCTTATACCTGCTTGCAGGAGGGGGTGATGCTTAA
- a CDS encoding dihydroorotase: MKLLIKRGTLISPDQKKIFSADVLIADGKIAVLGNNLETDGAVIIDADGKLVLPGLIDLHAHLREPGFEDSETIAAGTMAAARGGFTSLACMPNTNPVADNSSVINYILNKARQEGRVNVFPIGAITVGSKGEELAEMAGLKEAGAVAFSDDGRCVSNAVIMFRAMQYARMIDMPVIAHCEDTSLSAQGSMHEGYYSTLLGLKGIPAAAEEVIIARDLILAKETGCRLHIAHVSTAGSVQLIRQAKAWGLKVTAEATPHHFTLTDREVTGYNTNTKVNPPLRTQEDLDAVRQGLRDGTIDVIATDHAPHAREKKEVEYENAPFGISGLETAVGLVWTELVNTGILSPLDAVEKMTINPARILGISKGVLAEGADADLTVIDPARTEKVDPARFVSKGRNTPFAGRTLTGIPVLTIVGGKIVFEYAGRVFSKTT, encoded by the coding sequence ATGAAGCTGCTGATCAAAAGAGGGACCCTAATCAGTCCGGATCAAAAGAAGATATTCAGCGCGGATGTTTTGATTGCAGACGGAAAGATTGCTGTACTAGGCAACAACCTTGAAACGGACGGGGCGGTTATTATAGATGCGGACGGAAAACTAGTCCTGCCCGGCCTGATTGATCTTCATGCGCATTTAAGAGAACCGGGTTTTGAAGACAGTGAAACAATTGCTGCCGGAACAATGGCTGCAGCCAGGGGAGGTTTCACAAGTTTAGCCTGTATGCCCAATACAAATCCGGTTGCCGATAACAGTTCGGTAATTAATTATATTTTAAACAAAGCCCGCCAGGAGGGGAGAGTTAATGTTTTCCCGATTGGCGCCATCACGGTTGGCAGTAAGGGCGAAGAGCTTGCCGAAATGGCTGGTTTAAAAGAAGCGGGAGCAGTTGCTTTTTCGGATGACGGCAGGTGTGTTTCCAATGCTGTGATAATGTTCAGAGCTATGCAGTACGCCAGGATGATCGATATGCCGGTCATCGCTCATTGTGAGGATACCAGCCTGTCGGCCCAGGGGTCGATGCATGAAGGTTATTATTCCACTTTACTGGGCTTGAAGGGTATCCCTGCGGCAGCCGAGGAAGTAATTATTGCCCGTGATCTTATACTGGCAAAAGAAACAGGGTGCCGTCTGCATATAGCCCATGTAAGCACGGCGGGTTCGGTTCAGTTAATCCGCCAGGCTAAGGCTTGGGGGCTGAAGGTTACTGCAGAGGCGACACCGCACCATTTTACACTGACTGACCGGGAGGTTACCGGGTATAACACCAACACTAAAGTAAATCCTCCCTTAAGAACGCAAGAGGATTTAGATGCAGTCAGGCAGGGATTGCGCGACGGTACAATTGACGTCATAGCCACTGACCATGCTCCGCATGCGCGGGAAAAGAAGGAAGTGGAATATGAAAATGCTCCATTCGGGATTTCAGGGCTGGAAACTGCCGTAGGGCTTGTTTGGACGGAACTTGTCAATACAGGAATTCTTTCTCCTCTCGATGCAGTTGAAAAAATGACGATAAATCCCGCACGCATCCTGGGTATTTCTAAAGGGGTACTGGCTGAGGGCGCGGATGCTGATCTTACGGTTATCGATCCCGCCCGGACGGAAAAGGTGGACCCGGCAAGGTTCGTCAGCAAGGGGCGCAATACACCATTCGCCGGCAGAACGCTTACCGGCATTCCCGTACTAACTATCGTTGGAGGAAAAATCGTCTTTGAATATGCCGGGCGCGTATTCAGTAAAACCACCTAA
- a CDS encoding carbamoyl-phosphate synthase large subunit produces MLIRSDIRKVMVIGSGPIIIGQAAEFDYAGTQACRSLKEEGMEVVLINSNPATIMTDTNMADRVYIEPLTPEFLSKLIEKEKPDGLLPTLGGQVGLNVIEVNPRVSRSSALASKATGYPIAKVASKIAIGLNLDEIKNAVTGKTYACFEPSIDYVVAKFPRWLFDKFALADRLLGTQMKATGEVMAIDRTIEGALLKSVRSLEIGLMGFFIPEFSEKSDHEIEQQMVNADDLRLFAVAEGLRRGVSKERIFELTKIDRFFLDKLKNIVNMEEQIRESCGKLSSELLQKAKKMGFGDAHIAQLTGLNEIKEVRELRRKNEIVPAYKMVDTCAAEFEAVTPYYYSSYDGFNEVQPSENRKVVVLGSGPIRIGQGIEFDYCSVHSVWALRQEGVEAIIINNNPETVSTDFDTADRLYFEPLVIEDVMNVLDKEKPEGVIVQFGGQTAVNLAAPLAGSGVKILGTSVNNIDRAEDRERFDNLLTQLNIPKPLGQTALSVEEADLTAARIGFPVLIRPSYVLGGRAMVIVYNRDELLNYMATAVKITPEHPVLVDKYLFGVELEVDAVSDGDTVLIPGIMRHVERAGVHSGDSIAVYPASEISPEIKEKIVDYTTRLAQALQVRGIINIQYVLHDGEVYVLEVNPRASRTVPYISKITGIPVVNLATRIILGRTLKELGYAGGLWKEGVLTGVKTPVFSFAKLTEVDISLGPEMKSTGEVMGIDRRYSVALYKSLVSAGYAIPQKGNVLASIADRDKKESLPILSTLAGLGYKLFATVGTAEFLRSSGMSVESVRKIREDSPNIVDLIRTGEIHLVISTLTRGREPERDGFRIRRMAVEHNIPCLTSLDTAWALVEVLRSINEGDDIELIALQDVLQEVT; encoded by the coding sequence ATGCTCATTAGAAGCGACATCCGAAAAGTGATGGTAATCGGTTCGGGTCCGATAATTATTGGTCAGGCTGCTGAATTTGACTATGCCGGCACACAGGCCTGCCGTTCCCTGAAAGAAGAGGGCATGGAGGTTGTCCTGATTAACAGTAATCCGGCAACGATTATGACTGATACCAACATGGCTGACCGTGTGTATATAGAACCGCTGACACCGGAATTCTTAAGCAAGCTGATTGAAAAAGAAAAACCCGACGGCCTGCTGCCCACTCTGGGCGGTCAGGTCGGTTTGAATGTAATTGAAGTAAACCCGAGAGTTTCACGTTCTTCAGCCCTTGCCTCCAAGGCAACGGGATATCCGATTGCCAAGGTTGCCAGCAAGATCGCCATCGGGCTGAATCTTGATGAAATTAAAAATGCGGTTACGGGAAAAACCTATGCCTGCTTTGAGCCTTCCATTGATTATGTGGTCGCAAAATTTCCCCGCTGGCTGTTTGACAAATTTGCTCTGGCAGACAGACTGTTAGGGACGCAGATGAAAGCAACCGGGGAAGTAATGGCAATTGACCGGACAATAGAAGGCGCCCTGCTTAAGTCGGTGCGTTCTCTGGAAATCGGCCTGATGGGGTTCTTTATTCCCGAATTCAGCGAAAAGAGCGATCATGAAATTGAACAGCAAATGGTTAACGCTGATGATTTGCGTCTTTTTGCTGTTGCTGAAGGGCTCCGCCGGGGGGTATCTAAAGAACGTATTTTTGAACTGACCAAAATAGACCGTTTTTTCCTTGATAAATTAAAAAACATAGTCAATATGGAAGAGCAGATTAGAGAATCCTGCGGCAAGTTAAGTTCGGAATTGCTTCAAAAAGCTAAAAAAATGGGTTTTGGGGACGCACATATCGCGCAACTGACCGGTCTTAACGAGATTAAAGAGGTGCGGGAACTGCGCCGAAAGAATGAAATTGTTCCCGCATATAAGATGGTCGATACGTGCGCAGCGGAATTTGAGGCGGTAACACCTTATTATTACTCAAGCTATGATGGATTTAATGAGGTTCAGCCATCAGAAAATCGAAAGGTTGTTGTGCTGGGTTCAGGGCCGATCAGAATTGGTCAGGGAATTGAGTTTGATTACTGTTCGGTGCACTCAGTGTGGGCACTGCGTCAGGAAGGCGTAGAGGCAATAATAATTAACAACAACCCTGAGACTGTAAGCACAGATTTTGACACCGCCGACCGTTTGTACTTTGAACCGCTAGTAATTGAAGACGTCATGAATGTTCTGGATAAGGAAAAACCCGAGGGGGTTATCGTTCAGTTTGGCGGTCAGACAGCGGTTAACCTTGCCGCGCCCCTTGCCGGCAGCGGTGTAAAAATTTTAGGTACTTCCGTTAATAATATAGACCGTGCTGAAGACAGGGAACGGTTTGATAATTTGCTGACGCAGCTGAATATTCCAAAGCCGTTGGGGCAAACCGCCCTTTCTGTTGAAGAAGCCGATCTTACCGCTGCCCGGATAGGATTTCCTGTGTTAATCAGGCCGTCCTACGTGCTGGGAGGCAGGGCAATGGTTATAGTATACAACAGGGATGAGCTTCTCAATTATATGGCCACAGCCGTGAAAATAACCCCGGAACATCCGGTGCTGGTAGATAAATATCTTTTCGGGGTCGAGCTTGAGGTAGACGCCGTTTCTGACGGAGATACTGTATTAATCCCCGGAATTATGAGGCATGTTGAACGCGCCGGCGTCCATTCCGGTGACAGCATAGCTGTTTATCCCGCGAGTGAGATAAGCCCGGAAATTAAGGAGAAAATTGTCGATTATACAACAAGACTTGCCCAGGCTCTTCAGGTGCGCGGTATAATAAATATTCAGTATGTCCTGCATGACGGAGAAGTTTATGTATTGGAGGTCAATCCACGCGCCAGCCGGACCGTGCCGTATATCAGCAAAATTACCGGGATTCCCGTAGTTAATCTGGCCACACGTATAATTTTAGGGCGAACTTTAAAAGAACTCGGGTATGCTGGAGGATTGTGGAAGGAAGGAGTGCTTACAGGTGTAAAAACGCCTGTTTTCAGCTTTGCAAAACTTACTGAAGTAGATATATCTTTAGGTCCGGAAATGAAGTCGACAGGTGAAGTAATGGGCATTGATAGAAGATATTCAGTCGCGCTGTACAAATCACTTGTTTCCGCGGGATATGCTATTCCACAAAAAGGTAACGTGCTTGCCTCAATTGCCGACAGGGATAAAAAAGAATCCCTGCCCATTTTATCTACACTGGCCGGATTGGGCTATAAGCTTTTCGCCACGGTCGGTACGGCAGAATTTCTGCGGAGTTCCGGGATGAGCGTAGAATCAGTCAGAAAAATAAGAGAAGACTCACCAAATATCGTTGACTTGATCAGGACCGGCGAAATTCATCTGGTAATCAGTACTTTGACCAGAGGGCGTGAGCCGGAGCGGGATGGTTTTAGAATTCGCCGTATGGCTGTTGAACATAATATTCCCTGTCTTACTTCCCTGGATACCGCCTGGGCTTTAGTTGAGGTTCTGCGGTCAATTAATGAAGGCGATGACATTGAACTTATTGCCTTGCAGGATGTGCTTCAGGAGGTAACCTAG
- a CDS encoding glucose-inhibited division protein A has product MLKRICLSSVLLLFYFLLKPLWSGTDYPVASYANVPLLEHYDLIVAGAEPEGIAAAVSGARNGLKTLLVDVRPEVGGLMTRGWLSNIDMNYGPNKEILNKGIFLEFYEGVGGDAFDPAVASQVFNSIIAKEKNLQVFLNAADIQPLSVNNTMIGLRILPQKGDAREVKAWRVIDATCDADIAAAAGVPYSLGFSDCGRPGEYMATTLVFRLKGISSLDWMKLVLNLKLSEEPNNGVKNQSAWGFSQIMKRYQPTDNRLMVRGLNICRLKDNRVLVNALLVLGMDPLDYNSRKEGRILAEKEIPLLTKYISKNIPGLSSVMPDATAPELYIRQSRNIYGLYRLSINDVLENRDFKDRIAMGSYPVDIQATSQSFRGDVIGKPKLYSVPFRCLVPKEVNNLLVVGRSASFDSLSAGSTRVIPVGMATGQAAGAAAALSIEKGLPFNEMSGDLNVIHELQKRLNAQGMKLYSFSYEIPCGNHWAYPGLRFVRKWGMASGGYTNNYRLDEAMSVMSFINTLSRVTGTKIPTGVMIYPASEKLTLTNASQIICCFKNLSVPKPETLQYLKLAGFWEPDLLKHIQNEGKISKGAGYMIVLRYADWPGQTSINQGGQN; this is encoded by the coding sequence GTGTTAAAACGGATTTGCCTATCTTCCGTTCTGTTGCTTTTTTATTTTTTATTAAAACCGCTGTGGTCTGGAACAGACTACCCGGTTGCTTCTTATGCCAATGTCCCGTTGCTGGAACATTATGATCTTATTGTTGCCGGCGCTGAGCCGGAAGGAATTGCCGCCGCCGTATCCGGGGCCCGTAATGGTTTAAAAACACTGCTTGTAGATGTCCGTCCGGAAGTAGGCGGCCTGATGACCCGCGGCTGGTTGAGCAATATTGATATGAATTACGGGCCTAATAAGGAAATCTTGAACAAGGGGATTTTTCTGGAATTTTACGAGGGCGTTGGGGGAGATGCTTTTGATCCGGCTGTGGCAAGCCAGGTTTTTAATTCCATAATTGCAAAAGAGAAGAATCTCCAGGTATTTTTAAATGCGGCTGATATACAACCGCTGTCAGTGAACAATACTATGATCGGATTGAGGATTTTACCGCAAAAGGGAGATGCCAGGGAAGTCAAAGCATGGCGGGTAATTGACGCCACCTGTGACGCTGATATAGCTGCCGCCGCAGGTGTTCCATACAGTCTCGGGTTTAGTGACTGCGGCCGGCCAGGTGAATATATGGCAACGACTTTAGTTTTTAGGTTAAAAGGAATAAGTTCACTGGACTGGATGAAACTGGTTCTGAATCTTAAGCTCTCCGAAGAACCAAACAACGGTGTAAAAAACCAGAGCGCCTGGGGCTTTTCTCAGATAATGAAACGTTATCAGCCCACCGACAACCGTTTGATGGTGCGGGGCTTAAATATATGCCGCTTAAAAGACAACCGGGTTTTAGTCAATGCGCTGCTGGTTTTGGGGATGGATCCTCTGGATTATAATTCCCGCAAGGAAGGAAGGATTCTCGCTGAAAAAGAGATTCCCCTACTGACAAAATATATTTCAAAAAACATTCCCGGCCTGTCGTCGGTCATGCCTGATGCAACGGCGCCCGAATTATACATCAGGCAGTCAAGGAATATTTATGGGTTATATCGCTTAAGCATAAACGACGTATTGGAAAACAGGGATTTTAAAGACCGCATTGCCATGGGCTCTTATCCCGTTGATATACAGGCCACCAGCCAGTCTTTCCGCGGTGATGTAATAGGCAAACCCAAGCTTTACTCGGTGCCTTTCCGCTGTCTTGTGCCAAAGGAAGTTAATAACCTCCTGGTGGTGGGGAGGTCCGCAAGCTTTGATTCGCTGTCAGCCGGCAGCACAAGGGTTATCCCTGTAGGCATGGCGACAGGCCAGGCGGCCGGCGCGGCTGCCGCCCTCAGTATTGAAAAAGGATTGCCTTTTAACGAAATGAGCGGTGATCTAAACGTTATCCATGAACTGCAGAAAAGGTTAAACGCGCAGGGAATGAAACTGTACTCCTTCTCGTATGAAATTCCCTGCGGGAATCACTGGGCATACCCCGGCTTAAGATTTGTCAGGAAATGGGGGATGGCTTCCGGCGGCTACACTAATAATTACCGGCTTGATGAAGCGATGTCTGTAATGAGCTTTATAAATACGCTTTCAAGAGTAACCGGTACAAAGATTCCGACTGGTGTGATGATTTACCCGGCAAGTGAAAAGCTCACATTGACAAACGCTTCTCAGATTATATGCTGCTTTAAAAATTTGAGCGTTCCCAAACCGGAAACCCTTCAGTATTTAAAGTTGGCCGGATTTTGGGAGCCCGACTTGTTAAAGCATATTCAAAATGAAGGAAAAATCAGCAAGGGAGCAGGATATATGATCGTTTTAAGGTATGCTGACTGGCCTGGTCAGACAAGCATAAATCAGGGGGGGCAAAATTGA
- a CDS encoding dihydroorotate dehydrogenase electron transfer subunit translates to MIHNPKARIVRQKMIFPGCCLLTILSPDISRTAKPGQFIQVRILPLLDSTLRRPFSIHRVDREEGELSLLYRVVGRGTALLSMEKENNFLDIIGPLGNGFTIPEGKKKLAIAAGGIGIAPLFFLLQELAQSKNKDFSIYTLLGARTREELILADEITSLTDSFSGGVKVATDDGTVGHSGPVTELLEEVLANRLAEMVYVCGPHDFLRVSAAMLEKYGAAGQLSIEERMACGIGACYSCVCRTNRKKGEQPVYKRVCLDGPVFYANEVAF, encoded by the coding sequence TTGATCCATAACCCAAAGGCCCGGATTGTACGCCAAAAAATGATTTTCCCAGGTTGCTGCCTGCTGACAATTTTATCCCCGGATATAAGCAGGACGGCGAAGCCGGGACAGTTTATTCAGGTGCGTATTTTACCTCTTCTGGATTCTACGCTGCGCCGTCCATTCAGCATTCACAGAGTAGACAGGGAGGAAGGTGAGTTATCGCTGCTTTACAGGGTGGTTGGCCGGGGTACTGCCCTGCTGTCCATGGAAAAAGAAAATAATTTTTTAGACATCATTGGGCCTTTGGGAAATGGTTTCACTATTCCCGAAGGAAAGAAAAAACTGGCGATAGCAGCGGGCGGTATCGGAATCGCCCCCTTGTTTTTCCTGCTTCAGGAATTGGCGCAGAGTAAAAACAAGGATTTTTCAATCTATACTTTGCTGGGAGCGCGCACCAGGGAAGAATTAATTCTTGCCGATGAAATAACAAGCCTTACGGATAGTTTTTCGGGAGGCGTCAAAGTGGCAACTGACGATGGAACAGTTGGTCACAGCGGTCCTGTGACGGAATTACTTGAGGAAGTACTCGCAAACAGGCTGGCCGAAATGGTCTACGTCTGTGGTCCGCATGATTTTCTGCGTGTGTCCGCCGCCATGCTGGAAAAGTATGGCGCAGCAGGACAGTTATCCATTGAGGAGCGTATGGCTTGTGGTATAGGCGCCTGTTACTCATGCGTTTGCAGAACTAACCGGAAAAAAGGGGAACAACCTGTTTACAAGAGAGTATGCCTTGACGGACCGGTCTTTTATGCCAACGAGGTGGCTTTTTGA
- a CDS encoding dihydroorotate dehydrogenase: MKSLQEEPNLAVEIAGIKFKNPIVTASGTFGFGKEYSVFVDLSKLGGIVFKSLTLQPCPGNPPPRIFETSSGLLNSIGLENPGVENFMKFYLPGLKEISTNIIASIAGGAVEEYAAVAGRLGESEVISALELNISCPNVRHGGMQFGVSPSASAEVVKSVKSVTDKPVIVKLSPNVTNIVEIARSVAAAGADALSMINTLTGMAIDIYRRRPVLGNIKGGLSGPAVKPVAVRAVWDVYREVGLPIIGMGGITCARDALEFIMAGARAVAAGTVNFINPEATIDILEGITFFLKENGIPDINSLVGAAHNQIQGF, encoded by the coding sequence ATGAAATCTTTGCAAGAGGAACCCAACCTGGCAGTTGAAATAGCTGGAATAAAGTTTAAAAATCCCATCGTGACCGCTTCCGGAACCTTCGGCTTTGGAAAAGAATATTCGGTTTTTGTCGACCTGAGCAAACTTGGCGGGATAGTTTTTAAAAGCCTGACACTGCAGCCATGTCCGGGAAATCCTCCGCCGCGGATATTTGAGACGTCATCAGGCCTGCTAAATTCAATTGGTCTGGAAAACCCTGGGGTAGAAAATTTCATGAAATTTTACCTGCCCGGTTTAAAAGAAATCTCAACGAATATAATTGCAAGCATAGCTGGCGGCGCTGTGGAAGAGTACGCCGCCGTCGCCGGCAGGCTGGGTGAATCTGAGGTAATATCGGCTCTTGAGTTAAACATATCCTGTCCTAACGTAAGGCACGGCGGTATGCAATTTGGCGTTTCGCCGTCCGCATCCGCTGAAGTAGTAAAAAGTGTTAAGTCTGTTACCGACAAACCTGTTATAGTAAAACTATCCCCGAATGTAACCAATATTGTAGAAATAGCACGAAGTGTCGCCGCTGCGGGCGCGGACGCTCTTTCAATGATCAATACCCTGACGGGAATGGCCATTGATATTTACCGGCGCAGGCCGGTTCTGGGCAACATTAAAGGAGGGCTTTCCGGCCCGGCTGTTAAACCTGTGGCTGTCAGGGCTGTCTGGGATGTATACCGGGAAGTCGGGTTGCCGATTATTGGTATGGGCGGCATAACGTGCGCCCGGGACGCATTAGAGTTTATTATGGCCGGCGCCAGGGCGGTTGCGGCAGGAACGGTGAATTTTATTAACCCGGAGGCGACAATTGATATATTGGAAGGAATCACATTTTTCTTAAAAGAAAACGGGATACCAGACATTAATAGCCTGGTAGGCGCTGCGCATAATCAAATACAAGGGTTTTAA
- a CDS encoding thiazole biosynthesis enzyme, with product MVREERITGLVLNWKAVGMANLHVDPLAVNSRYVIDSTGHDAQVTNIVVRKLKGKLNTQSGALEGEKSMWASRGEEAILANTIEVYPCLYVAGMAANAVVGGYRMGPVFGGMLLSGQKVAQLILNR from the coding sequence ATGGTGCGGGAGGAGAGGATCACCGGACTGGTCCTTAACTGGAAAGCGGTAGGAATGGCCAACCTGCATGTCGATCCGCTGGCTGTCAACTCCAGATATGTAATAGATTCGACTGGACACGATGCGCAGGTAACAAATATAGTTGTCCGGAAACTGAAGGGAAAACTAAACACTCAATCGGGGGCGCTTGAAGGGGAAAAATCCATGTGGGCTTCCCGCGGAGAAGAGGCCATTCTGGCCAATACAATTGAAGTTTATCCCTGTCTGTATGTGGCGGGTATGGCGGCAAATGCTGTCGTCGGAGGTTACCGGATGGGTCCTGTCTTTGGCGGAATGCTCTTATCGGGGCAAAAGGTTGCCCAATTGATTTTAAATAGATAG